A region of the Pseudomonadota bacterium genome:
CTCCGGCAATCAATTTTTATCCTTGACCGGTAACCTTTCCTCAGTTTGTGCAGGAGCCTTTTTTATCATGGATTCCTTGTGACTATAAAAATATGCAAGCAAAAGGCTCGTCGTCATAAACACTACAACAGTAATTGTAGTAAGCTTGGTCATAAAACTCGTAGTACCTGAACTACCAAAGAGTGTCTGACTCGACCCGCTCCCAAAGGCTGCCCCAATCTCAGAACCTCTTCCTGTCTGCAAGAGAACTATAAGAATAAGAGCAATACACATAATAACATGAATAATGGCTATAGCTGTTAACATTGTCTCTTCTCCGCTACCTTTTTTATTATACCAACAAAACCTTCCTCTTTCAAGGAGGCTCCACCCACAAGGGCACCATCTATATCTTCCATATCTATCAATTCGCCTATATTTTCCTTGGTCACACTGCCTCCGTAAAGTATCCTTGTCATCTTACATACATCTCCATACACATCGCCCAATACATTCCGTATAAACCTGTGTACCTCTTCCGCCTCAATGGGCATGGCAACCTTACCTGTGCCTATGGCCCATACAGGTTCATAGGC
Encoded here:
- the secG gene encoding preprotein translocase subunit SecG: MLTAIAIIHVIMCIALILIVLLQTGRGSEIGAAFGSGSSQTLFGSSGTTSFMTKLTTITVVVFMTTSLLLAYFYSHKESMIKKAPAQTEERLPVKDKN